The following coding sequences are from one Leptospira mayottensis 200901116 window:
- a CDS encoding site-2 protease family protein: MQLKQSRFSTHIILFILTFLTLTFQSEFFEIPFLSVQSLKELFFLRLPYSLSLIIILSAHEMGHFLAARYYSIKATWPYFIPIPLAPIGTMGAVIRILEPIRNKKQLFDIGIWGPLMSLILSVPCYIVGIYLSSLVPIDSVRENPGIISFGESIFTITMNQWILGPFDPTTQDVWIHPLAQAGWVGLLVTAINLLPFGQLDGGHVIYSVFGERYRNWIYYLFTVFLLLCLWNFSWLLWGFLIYFIIKVEHPFVPDPAVPLNRIRKIGGLLILFTLIFIFVPSPIQLGIDINRPGLVEEVWISLKSVYSGL, from the coding sequence ATGCAATTGAAACAATCTAGATTTTCAACACACATAATTTTGTTTATCCTGACCTTCCTAACACTCACGTTTCAAAGTGAATTTTTTGAAATACCTTTCCTATCTGTTCAATCCCTAAAAGAGCTGTTTTTTCTTAGACTACCTTATTCTCTTTCCTTGATTATAATTCTTTCGGCTCATGAGATGGGTCATTTTTTAGCGGCTCGTTATTATAGTATTAAAGCGACCTGGCCTTATTTTATACCGATTCCTTTAGCTCCGATCGGAACTATGGGGGCGGTCATTCGAATTTTGGAGCCGATTCGGAATAAAAAACAACTTTTCGACATAGGAATTTGGGGCCCCCTGATGAGTTTAATTCTTTCCGTGCCTTGTTATATTGTAGGAATCTATTTGTCTTCTTTGGTCCCGATTGATTCTGTAAGAGAAAACCCGGGAATCATTTCTTTTGGGGAATCCATTTTTACGATTACTATGAACCAATGGATTTTAGGACCTTTCGATCCGACTACTCAAGACGTTTGGATTCATCCTTTAGCGCAGGCCGGTTGGGTTGGACTTCTTGTAACCGCCATCAATTTACTTCCGTTTGGTCAACTCGATGGAGGGCATGTAATTTATTCCGTTTTTGGTGAAAGATATAGAAATTGGATTTATTATCTTTTTACGGTTTTTTTGCTCTTATGTTTATGGAATTTTTCCTGGTTATTGTGGGGTTTTCTGATTTATTTCATCATAAAAGTAGAACACCCTTTTGTCCCCGACCCGGCGGTTCCTTTGAATCGAATTCGAAAAATTGGCGGTTTATTGATTTTATTTACTCTGATTTTTATTTTTGTACCTTCTCCGATCCAACTTGGAATAGATATAAATCGACCGGGTCTTGTTGAGGAAGTATGGATTTCGCTCAAGTCGGTTTATTCAGGTCTTTGA
- a CDS encoding dicarboxylate/amino acid:cation symporter: MLSFKKLNSLNTKIITHLKEKLWLKIFVGMLAGILTGILLGSDLSLVNRNVAQLTTSWLVIPGLIFINLLQMIMIPLIFSSIILGICSAENIENVKKLGIGTLIYFVFTTFIAVTIGITLSLWLEPGKSTTQIKNTLSSNIPSPTEIPTLDRYPELFMSFFPKNPFLSITQGEMLNVIVFSILLGIAILSVSKDLSKPILEILNSVFQISMKIVNWAMALTPFAVFGLMAKAISSIGVELLVTLGVYMSVVLLGLVSILGVYSIILIFLAKRNPINFFSKIASLQLLAFSTSSSAAVMPVSIQTATENLGVKKNIAEFIIPVGATVNMDGTALYQAVATVFLAQYFGIELSPTQLVFILFATVGASIGTPSTPGIGIVILATILAGLGIPTEGIGIILGVDRFLDMCRTTVNVTGDITASCVMDRIT; encoded by the coding sequence ATGCTATCTTTTAAGAAACTCAATTCTCTCAACACTAAGATTATAACTCACTTAAAAGAAAAACTTTGGTTAAAAATTTTCGTTGGAATGTTAGCCGGAATTCTTACTGGGATCCTACTCGGTTCCGATTTGTCTTTAGTCAATAGAAATGTCGCGCAACTTACCACTTCTTGGCTTGTTATACCAGGACTTATATTCATCAACCTATTACAGATGATTATGATACCTTTGATCTTCTCTTCTATTATTCTCGGAATTTGTTCCGCTGAAAATATAGAGAATGTTAAAAAACTAGGAATCGGAACCTTAATTTATTTCGTTTTTACAACTTTCATCGCCGTTACAATTGGAATTACACTATCACTCTGGCTGGAACCAGGAAAATCAACGACTCAAATTAAAAATACTCTGAGTTCAAACATTCCATCTCCAACTGAGATTCCGACCCTAGATAGATATCCTGAGTTGTTTATGTCCTTCTTTCCAAAGAACCCGTTCCTTTCGATCACTCAGGGAGAAATGTTAAACGTAATTGTGTTTTCTATTCTGCTCGGAATTGCGATTCTTTCGGTTTCAAAAGATCTATCAAAACCGATTCTTGAAATTTTGAATTCGGTTTTTCAAATCAGTATGAAAATCGTGAATTGGGCGATGGCTTTAACCCCTTTCGCCGTTTTCGGTCTGATGGCAAAGGCGATCTCTTCCATCGGTGTGGAATTGCTCGTTACTCTCGGCGTTTATATGAGCGTCGTTCTACTCGGACTTGTTTCAATACTCGGAGTTTATTCGATCATTCTTATATTTTTAGCGAAAAGAAATCCGATCAACTTCTTCTCAAAGATCGCGAGTTTACAACTCCTAGCGTTTTCAACTTCGAGTTCCGCTGCGGTAATGCCGGTTTCAATTCAAACAGCGACGGAAAACCTAGGAGTGAAAAAAAATATCGCGGAGTTTATCATTCCTGTCGGAGCTACGGTCAATATGGACGGAACTGCTCTTTACCAAGCAGTCGCAACAGTTTTCTTAGCACAATATTTCGGAATCGAATTAAGTCCAACCCAGTTGGTCTTTATTCTTTTTGCAACCGTCGGAGCTTCGATCGGAACACCGAGTACACCCGGAATCGGAATCGTGATTTTGGCCACGATTCTTGCCGGGTTAGGAATTCCCACGGAAGGAATCGGAATTATTTTAGGAGTGGATCGCTTTCTGGACATGTGTAGAACAACTGTCAATGTTACCGGAGACATTACCGCCTCCTGCGTAATGGATAGGATAACTTGA
- the cysE gene encoding serine O-acetyltransferase encodes MFENIKFIRKYDPAAKSYLEIVLCYPGLHALWFHKLAHFLYRMKLPLIPRMINTFSRFITGIDIHPGAQIANGIMIDHGHGVVIGETATIAKGCLIYQGVTLGGTGKESGKRHPSLLENVVVGAGAKILGNITIGKNVRVGAGSVVMRDIPHDSTVVGIPAKIVRSKMPIGEKGEHMLDHNEIPDPVAKIFSILIEKIETLQKEIHSMDQSKIDHTQLKKERDNLEEILDEFIHGSGI; translated from the coding sequence TTGTTTGAAAACATTAAATTTATAAGGAAGTATGATCCAGCCGCTAAATCTTATTTGGAAATTGTACTTTGTTATCCGGGCTTACACGCGCTCTGGTTCCATAAACTGGCTCACTTTCTTTATCGGATGAAGCTTCCTCTAATTCCAAGGATGATCAATACTTTTTCCAGATTTATCACCGGAATAGATATCCATCCGGGGGCTCAAATCGCAAACGGAATTATGATCGATCACGGACATGGGGTCGTAATCGGCGAAACAGCGACGATCGCTAAAGGATGTTTGATTTATCAGGGTGTGACTCTTGGCGGAACCGGAAAAGAATCCGGAAAACGTCATCCGTCTTTGCTTGAGAACGTGGTAGTCGGTGCAGGTGCTAAAATCCTTGGAAATATCACGATTGGAAAAAACGTACGAGTAGGAGCAGGGTCCGTCGTTATGCGAGACATTCCACATGATTCAACCGTGGTTGGAATTCCTGCAAAGATAGTTCGTTCCAAAATGCCAATCGGAGAAAAAGGCGAGCACATGCTGGATCATAACGAAATTCCGGATCCGGTTGCAAAGATATTCTCGATTTTAATCGAAAAAATCGAAACTCTTCAAAAAGAAATACATTCTATGGATCAGAGTAAAATTGATCACACTCAGTTGAAAAAGGAAAGAGATAATTTAGAAGAAATTTTGGACGAGTTTATCCACGGTAGCGGGATTTAA
- a CDS encoding OmpA family protein, which yields MRPFSKSIFLFTFCILSPIFSQPLPDLPEKQFGQPLNTQSDEYNPIISPDGRFIVFQSNRPGGEGGMDLWISENVRFLDKEIPAEWTKPVNMNQNIREELKRPPVPGVRKPNLFNSNAFEGGVSILFDSNNAPSEIYFTSTLNPAIGRSGFEGLNIYRTIKDKKTGRWTDPEHLSEINSNFNEKMPAISPDGNFLIFSSDRPGGYGDFDLWISVRNPKNGSWSQPKNLGSPLNSSESEILPFIHQDGEQLYFSSNREDERKKFKIFRIFLKYKSALDDMLEDEEETKEIPKSKQIETLIPKVDQSSLLLLPKPFNTDKWEVYDNEGISFDKDGIWAYISSNRAGGEGQFDIYRFQVPESLRNSYILNFKGLVLDGSEKTMIGLDSTLKIYDENKPASVITSKRIGGDLTKGKPSNFATTLQTGRVYKVEISSPGFHPQEDILDLRGNIGKNRKIYRTYVLLPIQIGEGKTEETKVEPVDNQKPSSAAMKVIVADASTKQIIPDAKVTLFTPTNRKGESLVTDKKSFLINRLPESDFELFATAPKYISESINIIQKNISKNGIVTIYLRAENDVNPIYNLRVYFEFNKTKITNENKKLLDSLVDYLLKNASDKIEIGGHTDNVASKEYNTRLSAKRARNVYEYFLSKGISEKRMKIRAYWYSQPDADNETETGRAKNRRVGFRKL from the coding sequence ATGCGTCCTTTTTCTAAATCGATTTTTCTTTTTACCTTTTGCATTCTTTCACCCATTTTTTCTCAACCTCTGCCGGATCTTCCAGAAAAACAATTCGGACAACCTCTCAATACACAGAGTGACGAATACAATCCGATTATCAGTCCCGACGGAAGATTTATAGTATTCCAATCCAATCGCCCGGGCGGAGAAGGCGGAATGGATCTTTGGATTTCTGAAAACGTTCGCTTTTTGGATAAAGAGATCCCAGCGGAATGGACTAAACCCGTAAATATGAATCAAAACATTCGGGAAGAATTAAAGCGCCCCCCCGTTCCGGGAGTTCGTAAGCCGAATCTTTTCAATTCGAACGCATTCGAAGGTGGCGTTTCCATTTTGTTTGATTCAAACAATGCTCCTTCGGAAATTTATTTCACTTCGACTTTGAATCCCGCAATCGGACGCTCCGGTTTCGAGGGCCTGAATATTTATAGAACGATTAAGGATAAAAAAACTGGAAGATGGACCGATCCCGAACATCTCAGTGAAATTAATTCAAACTTCAACGAGAAGATGCCTGCTATTTCTCCCGACGGAAATTTTTTAATCTTTTCTTCGGATCGTCCGGGAGGTTACGGCGATTTCGATCTTTGGATTTCGGTTCGAAATCCGAAAAATGGAAGTTGGTCTCAGCCTAAAAATTTAGGTTCTCCTCTCAACTCTTCAGAAAGCGAAATTCTTCCTTTTATCCATCAAGATGGAGAACAACTTTATTTCAGCTCTAATCGAGAAGACGAAAGAAAAAAATTTAAGATTTTTAGAATATTCTTAAAATATAAATCCGCGTTAGACGACATGTTGGAAGACGAAGAGGAAACAAAAGAAATTCCTAAATCCAAGCAAATCGAAACTCTAATTCCAAAAGTAGATCAATCCTCTTTGCTGCTTCTTCCCAAACCGTTTAATACAGATAAATGGGAAGTTTACGATAATGAGGGAATCAGTTTTGACAAGGACGGAATTTGGGCTTATATTTCTTCCAACCGAGCGGGCGGGGAAGGCCAATTCGATATTTACCGTTTTCAAGTCCCGGAATCTCTTCGCAACTCCTACATTTTGAACTTCAAAGGATTAGTTTTAGACGGTTCTGAAAAAACAATGATCGGATTAGATTCCACTTTAAAAATCTACGACGAAAATAAACCGGCAAGCGTAATCACTTCAAAAAGAATCGGTGGTGATCTGACTAAAGGGAAACCTTCGAATTTCGCCACAACCCTCCAAACCGGAAGAGTTTATAAAGTGGAAATCAGTTCTCCCGGCTTTCATCCCCAGGAAGATATTCTAGATCTTAGAGGAAATATAGGTAAAAATCGAAAGATCTACAGGACATACGTCCTTCTACCGATTCAAATCGGAGAAGGTAAAACGGAAGAAACGAAAGTCGAACCCGTAGACAATCAAAAACCTAGTTCGGCCGCCATGAAAGTAATCGTAGCAGACGCATCCACAAAACAAATCATTCCAGACGCGAAGGTTACTCTTTTTACACCGACAAACCGTAAGGGAGAATCTCTCGTTACAGACAAAAAATCTTTTTTGATAAATCGACTACCAGAAAGTGATTTTGAATTATTTGCTACAGCCCCGAAATATATTTCCGAAAGTATCAACATTATTCAAAAAAATATTTCCAAAAACGGAATTGTGACTATTTATCTCAGAGCAGAAAACGACGTAAACCCAATCTATAATCTACGAGTTTACTTCGAATTTAATAAAACAAAAATCACGAACGAGAATAAAAAGTTATTAGATTCACTTGTAGACTATCTTTTGAAAAATGCGTCCGATAAAATTGAAATCGGGGGACATACCGATAACGTAGCCTCCAAAGAATACAATACTAGACTGAGTGCCAAAAGAGCCCGCAACGTTTACGAATATTTTCTTTCAAAAGGGATCTCGGAAAAACGAATGAAAATAAGAGCTTACTGGTATTCACAACCGGACGCAGACAATGAAACAGAAACCGGAAGAGCAAAAAATAGAAGAGTTGGTTTTAGAAAACTCTAA
- a CDS encoding tetratricopeptide repeat protein, translating into MTGLDISKTFNRALALEKEGKYPEAAQLYESLIQSQPKYQKSHLNLGALYSKQGNSKKAIETYQKALEIGKTPELYYNIGVELYRIGKIETAIRSLKKSLEIEKKFLKSHILLAYCYRQLEKDDKTELYFTNAIRLDPKNQMALTALATLYFEKERWKECLETANKVNDLYPGDSRMQVLLSEVHTRLGNFKQSFEILKQATTQSKGFTRLSDAIEESKKNPEEATFFDSLEKLTKNKLDEFRSKFEMNKENPEDFAPPNPQDALDLSLMYLFHGDREQALKYMLYAQKQLEESNVQESSDL; encoded by the coding sequence ATGACCGGGCTAGACATCAGCAAAACATTCAATCGAGCTCTGGCTTTGGAAAAAGAAGGTAAATATCCAGAAGCCGCTCAACTCTATGAAAGTCTGATCCAATCCCAGCCAAAGTACCAGAAATCCCACTTAAACTTGGGAGCGCTTTATTCCAAACAAGGCAATTCTAAAAAAGCGATCGAGACTTATCAGAAAGCCCTCGAAATCGGTAAAACTCCCGAACTTTACTACAATATCGGAGTAGAACTCTACAGAATTGGAAAGATTGAAACAGCAATTCGATCCTTGAAAAAATCCCTCGAAATTGAAAAGAAATTTCTGAAATCCCACATTCTACTCGCGTATTGCTATAGACAACTTGAGAAAGACGATAAAACGGAACTTTATTTCACGAATGCGATTCGGCTTGATCCTAAAAACCAAATGGCCCTTACCGCTCTCGCGACTTTATATTTCGAAAAAGAGCGTTGGAAAGAATGTCTTGAAACGGCCAACAAAGTCAATGATCTATATCCCGGCGATTCCAGGATGCAGGTACTTCTTTCCGAAGTACATACCCGTCTTGGAAATTTTAAGCAGTCCTTTGAAATTCTTAAACAAGCGACGACCCAATCAAAAGGGTTTACTCGTCTTTCGGATGCAATTGAAGAATCCAAAAAAAATCCGGAAGAAGCCACATTCTTTGATTCATTGGAAAAACTTACAAAGAATAAATTAGATGAATTCCGATCTAAATTTGAAATGAACAAAGAAAATCCGGAAGACTTTGCTCCTCCAAATCCTCAGGATGCACTTGATCTTTCACTCATGTATTTGTTCCATGGAGATAGAGAACAAGCTTTAAAGTATATGCTCTATGCTCAAAAGCAACTGGAAGAATCAAATGTACAGGAATCAAGCGATCTGTGA
- the mpl36 gene encoding RlpA family plasminogen-binding lipoprotein MPL36, whose protein sequence is MKQVAILTTLIIFTSCASVESKRNISASGDPSEIFFEKEIAPMDRAGSNSISQKPGRRSFEEELNVEKYAKAQPPEKTNSGDFDEIGMSSWYGAKFHGKPTASGEKFDKTKLTAAHPTLPLGSIIRVQNLENQKEVLVRVNDRGPFVKDRIIDLSEKAADTLDFKDIGIAKVGIKVVKLGGAASEESEDLENADDEENALLEDGKPEKLNPQKSDYPNKSLSNEKYVKGSPKGYTVQVGVFRDQIKAEAYKSSLGQEYGEKTFLFARDGLFVIQLGDFASRTDAESLKSKLKTDGIDCFIPKK, encoded by the coding sequence ATGAAACAAGTAGCAATTTTAACCACCTTGATCATTTTTACGTCTTGCGCTTCGGTTGAATCTAAACGAAATATCAGCGCTTCCGGAGATCCGTCGGAGATATTTTTTGAAAAAGAAATTGCACCGATGGATAGAGCTGGTTCGAATTCCATTTCTCAAAAACCCGGACGCAGGTCTTTTGAAGAGGAATTAAACGTTGAGAAATATGCAAAGGCACAACCTCCCGAAAAAACAAATTCCGGAGATTTTGATGAAATTGGTATGTCTTCTTGGTACGGAGCTAAGTTTCACGGAAAGCCGACCGCAAGTGGAGAGAAGTTCGATAAGACAAAATTAACCGCGGCGCATCCTACTCTTCCTTTAGGTTCCATCATCCGGGTTCAAAATCTTGAAAATCAAAAAGAGGTTTTAGTTCGCGTTAACGATAGAGGGCCTTTTGTCAAAGATAGGATCATCGACCTTTCCGAAAAAGCGGCGGATACTTTGGATTTTAAGGATATCGGCATTGCGAAAGTAGGCATCAAAGTAGTAAAACTCGGCGGAGCTGCCAGTGAGGAGTCGGAAGATCTTGAAAACGCGGATGATGAGGAAAATGCTCTTTTGGAAGACGGAAAGCCTGAAAAGTTAAATCCTCAAAAATCAGATTATCCAAACAAATCACTCTCCAATGAAAAGTATGTGAAGGGTTCTCCAAAGGGTTATACGGTTCAAGTAGGAGTTTTCCGCGATCAAATCAAAGCGGAAGCTTATAAGTCCAGTCTCGGACAAGAATACGGTGAAAAAACCTTTCTATTTGCTAGAGATGGTTTGTTCGTGATTCAATTGGGCGATTTCGCAAGTAGAACCGACGCCGAATCGTTGAAGTCGAAATTAAAAACCGACGGAATTGATTGTTTTATTCCAAAAAAGTAA
- the folP gene encoding dihydropteroate synthase produces MESKHDLNSATYSPTIFGVLNITEDSFSDGGKYLTLEASSEKADSLLVQGANVVDIGAQSSNIQANLVGSEIEWMRMKDLIPDLLAKGVRISVDSFQPKVIANSLDAGVEFINHIRGFIDKESVREISKYAGTNRKFIVMYSHNHANRPDVQSHLTPQNVIFEIVKFFRERKKVLLNEGITQEQLIFDPSMGFFLSPDFQVSFEVLRKIQTLKEEFSPMMVSVTKKSFLGNALGGLKVDEREIATVIAELYLSIQNVEYIRTHEPKNLKQALGIWNLLRL; encoded by the coding sequence ATGGAAAGTAAGCATGATTTGAATTCTGCGACATATTCCCCTACGATCTTCGGAGTGTTGAACATTACCGAGGATTCGTTTTCAGACGGAGGAAAATATCTCACTCTGGAAGCTTCTTCTGAAAAAGCCGATTCCCTTCTAGTTCAAGGTGCAAATGTAGTCGATATTGGTGCCCAGTCTTCTAACATTCAGGCGAATCTGGTCGGTTCTGAAATCGAATGGATGAGGATGAAAGATCTTATCCCAGACTTGCTTGCAAAAGGAGTCCGCATTTCTGTGGATTCGTTTCAGCCTAAAGTAATTGCAAATTCTTTGGATGCTGGCGTGGAATTTATCAACCATATTCGTGGATTTATAGATAAAGAATCCGTTCGAGAAATTTCAAAATATGCGGGAACAAATCGAAAGTTTATCGTGATGTATTCTCATAATCATGCGAATCGTCCCGACGTGCAATCCCATCTGACTCCACAAAATGTTATTTTCGAAATCGTAAAATTTTTTCGAGAAAGAAAAAAAGTTTTATTAAATGAGGGAATTACTCAAGAACAGTTGATTTTTGATCCTAGTATGGGTTTTTTCTTAAGTCCTGATTTTCAAGTGAGTTTTGAAGTTTTGAGAAAAATTCAGACTCTCAAGGAAGAATTTTCTCCAATGATGGTTTCGGTTACGAAAAAATCCTTTTTGGGGAATGCGCTCGGAGGGTTGAAAGTAGATGAACGGGAGATCGCCACTGTGATTGCGGAACTTTATCTTTCTATTCAAAATGTGGAATATATTCGAACTCACGAGCCGAAAAATTTGAAACAGGCTTTAGGAATTTGGAATTTGCTTCGTTTGTGA
- a CDS encoding tetratricopeptide repeat protein has translation MYRNQAICDAIHRERYAEFRKQDYQKITKHLRWLFAEQKRIICDAIYKEHCSKSKTHQNDPKRKNFKLNWRAFLFILGLTSLLNLCIYPIREAEALENDISFLYLNSAEYSQAELEKITSIWKVRQLKGKGISAEDKNNLGVIFAKNSFLDDAEFAWKECLKISEFHPVCFSNLIRMHYLIDEYEIAKKEITTYLKNAKKDQIQQVRKILTTQNRREETILLLDAQSKISGMEVASWDELSTYFLEKQDYEKAYFYLEKILQIEPYHKNARASMVLLAHDLEKWDDLLMFAMNLQSTDDKIPDLNYYIAKAYYEKRNYSEALEWIRKSPESERETFPFVELWKRILLSLNPTSDLHPILPYIKKMQSKGLQIREEDILPTLNSSGRKTMEDIKVGR, from the coding sequence ATGTACAGGAATCAAGCGATCTGTGACGCTATCCACAGGGAACGTTATGCGGAATTCAGAAAGCAAGATTACCAAAAGATAACAAAACATTTACGTTGGCTATTTGCGGAGCAAAAAAGAATAATTTGCGATGCGATCTATAAAGAACATTGCTCCAAATCTAAAACTCATCAGAATGATCCCAAAAGAAAAAATTTCAAATTGAATTGGAGAGCGTTTTTATTTATTCTAGGGCTCACTTCTCTTTTAAATCTTTGTATTTATCCGATCCGGGAAGCCGAAGCGTTAGAAAACGATATTTCATTCTTATATTTAAATTCCGCAGAATATTCCCAAGCGGAATTGGAAAAAATTACATCGATTTGGAAAGTAAGACAGCTTAAAGGAAAAGGCATAAGTGCAGAAGATAAAAACAATTTAGGGGTAATATTTGCGAAAAATTCTTTTCTGGACGACGCGGAATTCGCGTGGAAAGAATGTTTGAAAATTTCAGAATTTCATCCGGTTTGCTTTTCAAACCTGATTCGAATGCATTATCTAATTGATGAGTATGAAATTGCCAAAAAAGAAATTACTACTTATCTAAAGAACGCGAAAAAGGATCAAATTCAGCAGGTTCGAAAAATTCTTACGACTCAAAATCGAAGAGAAGAAACGATTCTGCTACTGGATGCCCAATCTAAAATCTCGGGTATGGAAGTCGCTTCTTGGGATGAATTGAGTACATATTTTCTCGAAAAGCAAGATTACGAAAAAGCGTATTTTTATCTAGAAAAAATTCTACAAATCGAGCCGTATCATAAGAACGCGCGTGCTTCCATGGTATTGTTAGCTCATGATTTGGAAAAATGGGACGACCTTTTGATGTTTGCAATGAATCTTCAGTCTACGGATGATAAAATTCCCGATTTGAACTATTACATTGCAAAAGCATATTATGAAAAACGAAATTACTCTGAAGCCTTGGAATGGATCCGAAAATCACCGGAATCGGAAAGAGAAACTTTTCCATTTGTAGAACTTTGGAAAAGAATTTTACTTTCCTTAAACCCAACCTCGGACTTACATCCGATCCTCCCTTATATCAAAAAAATGCAATCCAAAGGTTTGCAAATTCGGGAAGAAGATATTTTACCGACTCTCAATTCTTCCGGAAGAAAAACGATGGAGGATATTAAGGTCGGTCGTTGA
- a CDS encoding MATE family efflux transporter has protein sequence MRYKFYRLTFYNILANITVPLTSLVDISILGNLDTYIFMAGTALFGILFDFIFWMFGFLRMGTTGLTAQATGKKNEKESLFILTRSIVLACLFGMMIFLLSPWICEIGFQILHGNTDVKAAGLAYFKGRIPGSIAVLCNYVFTGWFLGREKSLTVLIATVIGNGINVILDAWFILNLGWESYGAGLATSISQFGMLIVFIFAFLRELKVRPSLKLSFLKDKDLFSIQGFSLLLHLNKDIFLRTLFLILTFSLFRNFSSEVSTEILAANSILLQLILVSAYLVDGVAFATESLAGNICGEKNWKLLKELLYLALYNSVFFTSIFLGFVFLFPNFTFGMITSSDAVLSLLKKYRFWLFPVLEIGAVAFILDGFFIGLTQGKILRNSMLISAVFFFFPIAYLGKIKQDNHLLWFSLVLLMIGRVLTLSVQAKRFLKSSKLQNAG, from the coding sequence TTGAGATATAAATTCTATCGACTTACGTTTTATAACATTCTCGCTAATATTACAGTACCTCTAACTAGCTTAGTTGATATAAGTATATTAGGAAATCTTGATACTTATATTTTTATGGCGGGAACCGCATTATTCGGAATTCTTTTCGATTTTATTTTTTGGATGTTTGGTTTTCTAAGAATGGGAACCACGGGATTGACCGCCCAAGCCACCGGAAAAAAGAACGAAAAGGAATCTCTTTTTATTCTGACTCGATCCATTGTTCTAGCCTGTTTGTTCGGAATGATGATCTTTCTTCTTTCTCCTTGGATTTGTGAAATTGGATTTCAAATTTTACACGGAAACACCGACGTCAAAGCGGCAGGCCTTGCTTATTTTAAAGGGAGAATCCCCGGTTCCATTGCGGTTCTTTGTAATTACGTGTTTACGGGCTGGTTTTTAGGAAGAGAAAAGAGTTTAACCGTTTTGATCGCAACCGTTATCGGAAACGGAATCAACGTGATTCTCGATGCTTGGTTTATCCTTAATCTAGGCTGGGAATCGTATGGAGCTGGTTTAGCGACCAGCATCAGTCAGTTTGGAATGTTGATTGTTTTTATTTTTGCGTTTCTCAGAGAATTGAAAGTTCGGCCTAGCTTAAAACTATCTTTTCTGAAAGACAAAGATCTATTTTCCATTCAAGGCTTTTCCCTTCTTCTTCATCTGAACAAAGATATCTTTTTGAGAACTTTGTTTTTAATTCTTACATTTAGCTTATTCCGGAATTTCAGCTCGGAAGTAAGTACGGAAATTTTAGCGGCGAACTCGATTCTACTTCAATTGATTCTTGTAAGTGCCTATTTAGTCGACGGAGTCGCGTTTGCCACAGAAAGCCTGGCCGGAAATATCTGCGGTGAAAAGAATTGGAAACTTCTGAAAGAACTTCTTTACCTGGCTCTTTACAATAGCGTTTTTTTCACTTCGATTTTTTTGGGATTCGTTTTTCTATTTCCGAATTTCACATTCGGAATGATCACAAGTAGCGACGCCGTTTTATCTTTGTTGAAAAAATATCGATTTTGGCTGTTCCCTGTTTTAGAAATCGGAGCCGTCGCATTTATCTTGGATGGTTTTTTTATAGGACTCACACAAGGGAAAATTCTTCGTAATTCGATGTTGATCAGTGCCGTTTTTTTCTTCTTTCCTATTGCATATCTTGGAAAAATCAAACAAGACAACCATCTTCTTTGGTTTTCTCTCGTTTTACTTATGATCGGAAGAGTTTTGACATTATCCGTTCAAGCAAAAAGATTTCTCAAGAGTTCAAAACTACAAAACGCGGGATAG